A part of Gemmatimonas groenlandica genomic DNA contains:
- a CDS encoding acyl-CoA dehydrogenase C-terminal domain-containing protein yields MPAYKAPLDDIRFLLHDVHDVAQLAALPGFEDATPDMIDAVLVEGAKICEEVLFPINQSGDTEGVKYENGEVRTPSGFKEAYAQYAAGGWTGVAADAKYGGQGLPESVRFVMEEMLCSSNLSFSMYPGLTHGAVSALLSHGSDELKDRFLPKLIDGTWGGTMCLTEAHAGTDLGIITTKAVPAGDGAYKINGTKIFISAGDHDLTENIVHLVLAKLPDAPGGTKGISLFLVPKYLPKEDGSPGTRNGVTVGSIEHKMGIKASATCVLNFEDATGWMVGEPHKGMRAMFVMMNGARLAVGLQGLGLAEVAYQNALSYAKDRLQGRSLTGPKNPSGPADSILVHPDVRKGLLRIKAFNEGMRSLAYWVGIRIDLEHRHADPAVREAAEDLVALMTPVIKAFLTDKGFDNTNIALQTLGGHGYIREYGIEQYVRDARIAQIYEGTNAVQALDLVGRKLPMEGGRLVRRFFELVKGDVDAAAQVDGLEEFAKPLGGSLYQLQKATMLLAEKGFANPDEVGAAATEYLHLMGYVAVGWQWLRMATVAQEQLAAGKGDKRFLQAKLKTARFYFGRLLPEAATLLAAIQAGSAPIMAFADDEF; encoded by the coding sequence ATGCCCGCCTACAAGGCCCCACTCGACGATATCCGCTTTCTGCTGCATGACGTCCACGATGTCGCGCAGTTGGCCGCACTCCCCGGCTTCGAGGACGCGACGCCTGACATGATCGATGCCGTGCTCGTCGAAGGCGCCAAGATCTGCGAGGAGGTGCTCTTCCCGATCAATCAGAGCGGCGACACGGAAGGGGTGAAGTACGAGAACGGCGAGGTACGCACGCCGAGCGGCTTCAAGGAGGCGTACGCGCAGTACGCGGCGGGTGGCTGGACCGGCGTGGCGGCCGATGCGAAGTACGGCGGACAAGGGCTGCCCGAGTCGGTGCGCTTCGTGATGGAGGAGATGCTCTGCTCCTCGAACCTGTCGTTCAGCATGTATCCCGGGCTCACGCACGGCGCGGTGAGCGCGCTGCTGAGTCACGGATCGGACGAGCTCAAGGATCGCTTTCTTCCCAAGCTGATCGACGGCACGTGGGGTGGTACGATGTGCCTGACCGAAGCGCACGCCGGCACCGACCTCGGCATCATCACCACGAAGGCCGTTCCCGCCGGTGATGGCGCCTACAAGATCAACGGCACGAAGATCTTCATCTCGGCTGGCGATCACGATCTGACGGAAAACATCGTCCACCTGGTGCTGGCCAAATTGCCGGATGCCCCCGGCGGCACGAAGGGGATCTCGCTGTTTCTGGTACCGAAGTATCTGCCGAAGGAAGACGGCTCGCCCGGCACTCGCAACGGCGTCACGGTGGGCTCCATCGAGCACAAGATGGGCATCAAGGCCTCGGCCACGTGCGTGTTGAATTTCGAAGACGCCACGGGCTGGATGGTGGGCGAACCGCACAAAGGCATGCGGGCGATGTTCGTCATGATGAACGGTGCGCGCCTCGCCGTCGGCTTGCAGGGATTGGGACTGGCGGAGGTCGCGTATCAGAATGCGTTGTCGTACGCCAAGGACCGTCTGCAGGGACGCTCGCTGACAGGACCGAAGAATCCTTCGGGACCCGCCGATTCGATCCTCGTGCACCCCGATGTGCGCAAAGGCTTGTTGCGCATCAAGGCGTTCAACGAAGGCATGCGTTCGTTGGCGTACTGGGTCGGTATCCGCATCGATCTCGAGCATCGACATGCCGATCCCGCGGTGCGTGAGGCGGCCGAAGATCTGGTGGCGCTGATGACACCGGTGATCAAGGCGTTCCTCACCGACAAGGGGTTCGACAACACGAACATCGCGTTGCAGACGCTGGGCGGGCACGGGTACATCAGGGAGTACGGCATCGAGCAGTACGTGCGTGATGCGCGTATCGCGCAGATCTACGAAGGCACGAATGCCGTGCAAGCGCTCGACCTCGTGGGTCGCAAGCTGCCGATGGAAGGCGGGCGCTTGGTACGTCGCTTCTTCGAGCTGGTGAAGGGCGACGTGGATGCGGCGGCGCAGGTGGACGGCCTCGAGGAGTTCGCGAAGCCACTGGGCGGTTCGCTGTATCAGTTGCAGAAGGCGACGATGCTGCTGGCCGAGAAGGGCTTTGCGAATCCTGATGAAGTCGGTGCGGCGGCCACGGAGTATCTGCATCTCATGGGATACGTGGCGGTGGGGTGGCAGTGGCTGCGCATGGCCACCGTTGCGCAGGAGCAGCTGGCGGCGGGGAAGGGTGACAAGCGCTTCCTGCAGGCGAAGCTGAAAACGGCGCGCTTCTATTTCGGGCGATTGTTGCCGGAAGCGGCGACGCTGCTGGCGGCGATTCAGGCTGGCTCCGCGCCGATCATGGCGTTCGCTGACGACGAGTTCTAG
- a CDS encoding PEP-CTERM sorting domain-containing protein produces MNRRLIASLAVAAGMTFGATEARAADLCWANGGLTFCSTYSFQLTGANSFSVRLGAGGTMQNIRITDVGFFGTSNAFALQSVSGSNLQAGSAANIINGPVVGSPTFADGAGNNLFASTGLTGIGGASSTPQQQGLIGLASSFASGYFRADGTSGYLQLNFATSQVITQQTLNTLGFGYFAQGTNQNGAAVSLRCFNATNTGGYTCGDNPNITSVPEPSTYALMASGLLGIFGFARRRRNLAA; encoded by the coding sequence ATGAATCGTCGACTTATTGCCTCACTCGCTGTTGCCGCTGGTATGACCTTTGGAGCCACGGAGGCGCGCGCTGCTGACCTTTGCTGGGCAAACGGTGGGCTGACCTTTTGTAGCACCTACTCGTTCCAGCTAACCGGTGCAAACAGCTTTTCCGTGCGTCTAGGCGCCGGCGGTACGATGCAGAACATTCGCATCACCGATGTCGGATTCTTCGGAACGAGCAACGCCTTCGCTCTTCAAAGCGTCTCGGGATCGAACTTGCAGGCGGGTTCGGCGGCAAACATCATCAACGGCCCCGTGGTGGGTTCCCCGACGTTTGCCGACGGTGCAGGCAACAATCTCTTCGCGAGCACCGGCCTCACTGGGATCGGTGGAGCGAGTTCTACTCCGCAGCAGCAGGGGCTCATCGGACTCGCTTCGTCGTTCGCTTCTGGCTACTTTCGCGCAGACGGAACAAGCGGCTACCTTCAGCTCAATTTCGCAACATCGCAGGTCATTACGCAGCAGACGCTCAACACGCTCGGGTTTGGATATTTCGCGCAAGGTACGAATCAGAACGGCGCCGCCGTATCGCTCCGCTGTTTCAACGCCACCAACACCGGCGGTTACACCTGCGGCGACAACCCGAACATCACCTCGGTCCCCGAGCCCTCGACCTACGCCCTAATGGCCTCCGGCCTCCTCGGCATCTTCGGCTTCGCCCGCCGCCGTCGGAACCTCGCCGCGTAA
- the sppA gene encoding signal peptide peptidase SppA: MMKQFLTAIAANLLTIAICVVGGILLIVGIAASAGSKAPVEVADGSVLVIDLDRAFSDRPAETKPGSFLDDALSAGRGGAIPLRAATIALKAAADDDRISGILLRGSISADGYASGFAALRELRAAIATFRQSKKPVHAYLVNPDTRDYYVASAASVVTLDPFGSLLMPGLASEQVFFTGMFEKYGIGMQVSRVGRFKAAVEPFTRQEMSPENRLQTESYLGDLWSEVKRGVAQSRGIDTVALQTIVDTQGIILAADAKAAKLVDRIAYFDDVLDDLQKLASAARSADGAKPSAKDSTRAAEMARLLDRPTLPQITLGEYAPIAVAKDRSFSASQTIAIVYAEGDIVDGEGGDGTIGGASMARELRRVRNDAKVKAVVLRVNSPGGSAIASEQIQRELTLIAKKKPIVVSMGTVAASGGYWISTAAVRVFAQPNTITGSIGVFSLVPNIKTLANRNGVTFDTVKTGRYADLFSIARPRSEAELAVLQRGTDAVYEAFITRVSTARKLTPDSVRAIAEGRVWSGDDAMRIGLVDSMGGLDAALKSAATLAKITGDYDVREYPRVKSATEKLTDMLDNKPTPVAAAIRAASPAGANALLSGRGPASSLARDITHELDVLLRYNDPRGVYARMPFVLRIH; this comes from the coding sequence ATGATGAAGCAGTTTCTGACCGCCATCGCCGCCAACCTGCTCACGATCGCGATCTGCGTCGTGGGCGGCATCCTGCTGATCGTCGGCATCGCCGCCTCGGCCGGCTCAAAGGCTCCCGTGGAGGTCGCCGATGGCTCGGTGCTCGTGATCGATCTGGATCGCGCCTTCTCTGATCGGCCTGCCGAAACGAAGCCGGGATCCTTTCTCGACGACGCACTCTCGGCCGGGCGTGGTGGCGCCATCCCACTGCGCGCCGCGACCATCGCGCTCAAGGCCGCCGCCGACGACGATCGCATCAGTGGCATTCTCCTGCGTGGCTCCATTTCCGCTGACGGCTACGCCTCGGGCTTCGCGGCGCTGCGCGAACTGCGCGCGGCGATCGCCACCTTCCGGCAGTCGAAGAAGCCGGTCCATGCCTACCTCGTGAATCCGGATACGCGCGACTACTACGTGGCCTCGGCCGCCAGCGTCGTCACGCTCGACCCCTTCGGATCACTGCTGATGCCGGGTCTGGCGTCGGAGCAAGTGTTCTTCACCGGCATGTTCGAGAAGTACGGCATCGGCATGCAGGTGAGCCGCGTCGGCCGCTTCAAGGCGGCGGTCGAACCATTCACGCGGCAGGAGATGAGCCCGGAGAATCGACTGCAAACCGAGTCGTACCTGGGCGATCTGTGGAGTGAAGTGAAGCGCGGTGTCGCGCAGAGTCGTGGCATCGACACGGTTGCGCTGCAGACCATCGTGGATACACAGGGCATCATTCTCGCCGCCGACGCCAAGGCGGCCAAGCTGGTGGACCGTATCGCGTACTTCGACGACGTGTTGGACGACTTGCAGAAGCTCGCCTCGGCGGCGCGTTCGGCCGATGGGGCCAAACCGAGCGCCAAGGACAGCACCCGCGCTGCGGAGATGGCCAGGCTGCTCGACCGGCCGACGCTGCCGCAGATCACGTTGGGCGAGTACGCCCCGATCGCCGTGGCGAAGGATCGCAGCTTCAGCGCCAGTCAGACGATCGCGATCGTGTATGCCGAAGGCGATATCGTGGATGGCGAAGGCGGCGACGGCACGATCGGCGGCGCATCAATGGCGCGCGAACTGCGCCGCGTACGCAACGACGCGAAGGTGAAGGCTGTGGTGCTGCGCGTGAACAGCCCGGGCGGCAGTGCGATCGCCTCCGAGCAGATCCAGCGCGAATTGACGCTCATCGCCAAGAAGAAGCCGATCGTGGTGTCGATGGGCACGGTGGCCGCGAGCGGTGGCTACTGGATCAGCACGGCGGCCGTCCGCGTGTTCGCCCAGCCGAACACGATCACGGGATCGATCGGCGTGTTCTCGCTCGTGCCAAACATCAAGACGCTGGCCAATCGCAATGGCGTGACCTTCGATACTGTGAAGACCGGACGCTATGCCGACCTGTTCTCGATCGCGCGTCCTCGGTCCGAGGCTGAACTCGCGGTGTTGCAGCGCGGGACCGACGCCGTGTACGAGGCGTTCATCACGCGCGTGTCGACGGCGCGCAAGCTGACGCCGGACTCGGTCCGGGCGATTGCCGAAGGGCGCGTGTGGTCGGGCGACGATGCGATGCGCATCGGTCTCGTGGACTCGATGGGCGGACTCGATGCCGCCCTGAAGAGCGCCGCCACACTGGCGAAGATCACCGGCGACTACGACGTGCGCGAGTACCCGCGCGTGAAGAGCGCGACCGAGAAGCTGACGGATATGCTGGACAACAAGCCGACGCCGGTGGCAGCGGCGATCCGTGCGGCCTCGCCGGCCGGTGCCAACGCCCTCCTGTCGGGACGCGGCCCGGCCAGCTCACTGGCTCGTGACATCACACATGAGCTGGACGTGCTGCTGCGCTACAACGACCCGCGCGGCGTGTACGCGCGCATGCCGTTCGTGCTCCGCATTCACTAA
- a CDS encoding TonB-dependent receptor family protein: protein MHNEPRFSSLRRIRRRDPIAALGAVMLTLAATTAHAQARTRADSAKADSARTTSAQALQGVRVTVTRDAARSPLELPFAWSRATIDDRPALRRSGVADVLLGIPGVQVQDRANPSQDPRIAVRGFGARSAFGVRGVRVLRDGIPLTLPDGQTPLDWLDLESVGRVDVIRGTAAALYGNAAGGVIDFRSRAPSARPFAIDARLWDGGGLQRGSVLASGSRRDTTGTVQGGGWLGSVTRTTGDGPRQWSHLDATSAFGRAMATLGGTRFEVQGTRYDTPRAENTGALTAAELARDPRLPDSLNITRRSRKAVEQSQLSLLAARGDGANTLNASLFVGTRTLDNPLPFAIVAVDRHVAGGSLHGARRTTRLSWPLRLGAGVDAQRQVDDRLNFENCSTLAASAPATALCPKPGNERGSVRLNQQERVGGLGGYVRAEVEAPHRIFASAALRYDRVNFAVRDRFITGTNLDDSGERVLSAVSPMLGIAWRARPLLSVYANLSTAFETPTITELTNQDNGAAGLNALLDPQRTRTAEVGVQGMLWSRLRADVALFRATVLEELVPFDVPNQPGRRAFRNAGRTSRQGIETNLTASTSMFDIGVAHTWSRFEFDTYRVGAANYDGKVIPGIPAHLLQAYVTARRAGWFATVDGTASSRVSADDASTVFAAGYAAWNVRAGYTAPRVGHVRLEPTVGIENMFDRRYAGSVVINATRSRYFEPGLPRRLTFVMRIQAE from the coding sequence GTGCATAACGAACCTCGATTTTCATCGCTGCGCCGGATCCGCCGCCGCGACCCGATCGCCGCCCTCGGCGCGGTCATGCTCACGCTCGCCGCGACGACGGCGCACGCGCAAGCGCGCACACGTGCCGATAGCGCGAAAGCCGACAGCGCGCGAACGACCAGCGCGCAGGCGTTGCAGGGCGTCCGCGTGACCGTCACGCGAGACGCCGCCCGCTCGCCCCTCGAACTACCCTTCGCCTGGTCGCGCGCCACTATCGATGACCGCCCGGCCCTGCGCCGCAGCGGCGTCGCCGATGTGCTGCTCGGTATCCCCGGCGTGCAGGTACAGGATCGGGCCAATCCGTCGCAGGATCCACGGATCGCCGTTCGCGGCTTTGGCGCGCGCTCAGCCTTCGGGGTACGCGGCGTGCGCGTCCTGCGCGACGGCATTCCGCTCACACTTCCCGATGGCCAGACGCCGCTCGATTGGCTCGATCTCGAATCGGTCGGTCGCGTCGATGTCATCCGCGGCACGGCAGCCGCTCTGTACGGAAATGCCGCCGGTGGCGTGATCGATTTCCGTTCGCGCGCGCCCTCGGCGCGTCCCTTTGCGATTGATGCCCGACTGTGGGATGGCGGTGGCCTGCAGCGCGGCTCCGTGCTCGCCTCGGGCAGTCGGCGTGATACCACCGGTACGGTGCAGGGTGGCGGCTGGCTCGGGTCGGTCACACGAACCACGGGCGATGGCCCGCGGCAGTGGTCGCATCTCGATGCCACCAGTGCTTTCGGCCGTGCGATGGCGACGCTGGGTGGAACGCGCTTCGAAGTGCAGGGCACGCGATACGACACACCGCGCGCCGAGAACACCGGGGCGCTCACGGCGGCCGAGCTGGCGCGCGATCCGCGACTCCCCGACTCGCTGAACATCACCCGTCGCTCGCGCAAAGCCGTTGAACAGTCGCAGCTGTCGCTGCTGGCGGCGCGCGGCGACGGAGCGAATACACTCAACGCGTCCCTCTTCGTGGGCACGCGCACGCTCGACAATCCCCTCCCGTTTGCGATCGTCGCTGTCGATCGGCATGTCGCCGGTGGGTCGCTGCATGGCGCACGGCGCACGACGCGGCTGTCGTGGCCCCTACGGCTCGGTGCGGGGGTCGATGCGCAACGTCAAGTCGACGATCGACTCAATTTCGAGAACTGCAGCACACTGGCCGCATCGGCGCCGGCCACTGCGCTCTGCCCGAAGCCGGGCAACGAACGCGGGTCCGTACGCCTCAACCAGCAGGAACGTGTGGGTGGGCTCGGCGGCTACGTCCGCGCCGAGGTGGAGGCGCCGCATCGGATCTTCGCCAGCGCGGCGCTGCGATACGACCGCGTGAACTTCGCGGTGCGCGACCGCTTCATCACGGGCACCAATCTCGATGACTCTGGCGAGCGCGTGCTCAGTGCGGTCAGCCCAATGCTGGGCATCGCCTGGCGTGCACGACCACTGCTGTCGGTCTACGCGAATCTGAGTACGGCCTTCGAGACGCCGACCATCACCGAGCTCACGAATCAGGACAACGGCGCGGCCGGCTTGAATGCGTTGCTCGATCCGCAGCGGACGCGCACGGCGGAAGTCGGCGTACAGGGCATGCTCTGGTCGCGGCTGCGGGCCGACGTGGCGCTGTTCCGCGCGACCGTGCTCGAGGAGCTCGTGCCATTCGATGTGCCCAACCAACCGGGGCGCCGCGCGTTCCGTAACGCCGGGCGTACCTCACGTCAGGGCATCGAAACCAATCTCACCGCGTCCACATCGATGTTCGATATTGGCGTGGCGCACACCTGGTCGCGCTTCGAATTCGATACCTACCGCGTGGGCGCGGCCAACTACGACGGCAAAGTGATTCCCGGTATTCCGGCGCACCTGCTGCAGGCGTACGTCACGGCCCGTCGCGCTGGCTGGTTCGCCACGGTTGACGGCACCGCGTCGTCGCGCGTCAGCGCCGACGATGCGAGCACGGTGTTCGCGGCGGGCTACGCCGCGTGGAATGTGCGCGCCGGCTACACGGCCCCACGCGTGGGGCATGTACGACTCGAGCCGACGGTCGGGATCGAAAACATGTTCGATCGTCGCTACGCCGGCTCGGTAGTGATCAACGCGACACGCTCTCGCTATTTTGAGCCCGGCCTGCCGCGCCGACTCACCTTCGTGATGCGCATTCAAGCAGAGTAG
- a CDS encoding GGDEF domain-containing protein has protein sequence MFFKKLVSEPRPSIERSSSNGASGSPVLKSISGGPGTEISVAPTAQSSENALGLVLDALGGVLTALSRYPIDLPDRPAEKSAEEIARWQRHATMGYPLEEGAGTLGVADRDWDGVVRAVTEQRREEHKYVDSSITELREALWACVETVHNAVKIDHTADASTETQMDRAKNALKRMQTGSIKQEVLGAVLAIEGALQSRRDQQQEQYVSLATKLDRMGKQLEEARKESTTDPLTGIGNRKLFDMMGPRAVQMFALGRQPVVLLMIDLDKLKLVNDMYGHQAGDAAIANLGGALSKVFLRQSDVLCRYGGDEFVAILHNTDWKMAQTLARRLQEQVAAMPAPHPAMEFSIGASVGVAQLEAHEEVDEWIARADKALYKAKQNGRDRVCVAESLLLKTA, from the coding sequence ATGTTCTTCAAGAAGCTCGTGTCCGAGCCCCGCCCCTCGATCGAACGAAGCAGTTCGAACGGCGCGTCCGGCTCCCCAGTCCTGAAATCGATCTCCGGCGGCCCAGGCACCGAGATCTCCGTCGCGCCCACCGCACAGAGCAGCGAGAACGCTCTCGGTCTGGTGCTCGATGCCCTCGGTGGCGTCCTCACCGCGCTCTCACGCTATCCGATCGATCTCCCGGATCGACCCGCGGAAAAGAGCGCGGAAGAGATCGCGCGATGGCAGCGTCATGCGACCATGGGATATCCCCTGGAAGAAGGGGCTGGTACGCTCGGCGTGGCCGACCGTGATTGGGACGGTGTTGTTCGTGCGGTGACCGAACAGCGGCGGGAAGAGCACAAGTACGTGGACTCGTCGATCACCGAACTCCGTGAGGCCCTCTGGGCCTGCGTCGAGACGGTGCACAACGCGGTGAAGATCGATCATACGGCCGACGCGTCGACGGAGACGCAGATGGACCGGGCGAAGAACGCGCTGAAGCGGATGCAGACCGGGTCGATCAAGCAGGAAGTGCTGGGCGCCGTGCTGGCGATCGAGGGGGCGCTGCAGTCGCGCCGCGATCAGCAGCAGGAGCAGTACGTGTCGCTGGCCACGAAGCTCGACCGCATGGGCAAGCAGCTCGAAGAAGCGCGGAAGGAGAGCACGACCGACCCGCTGACCGGCATCGGCAATCGCAAGCTGTTCGACATGATGGGGCCGCGCGCGGTGCAGATGTTCGCGCTGGGCCGTCAGCCGGTGGTGCTGCTGATGATCGACCTCGACAAGCTCAAGCTGGTGAACGACATGTACGGACATCAGGCGGGTGACGCCGCGATCGCGAACCTGGGCGGCGCGTTGTCGAAGGTGTTCCTGCGTCAGAGCGATGTGCTCTGTCGGTACGGCGGCGACGAGTTCGTGGCCATCCTGCACAACACCGACTGGAAGATGGCGCAGACCTTGGCGCGTCGACTGCAGGAGCAGGTAGCGGCCATGCCGGCGCCGCATCCGGCGATGGAGTTCTCGATCGGTGCGTCCGTGGGCGTGGCCCAGCTGGAAGCGCACGAAGAGGTGGATGAATGGATTGCGCGTGCCGACAAGGCCTTGTACAAGGCCAAGCAGAATGGTCGGGACCGGGTGTGTGTGGCGGAAAGCCTCTTGCTCAAAACGGCCTGA